A window from Herpetosiphonaceae bacterium encodes these proteins:
- a CDS encoding peptidoglycan-binding protein encodes MRTHKLWYPLFIVMLIVPWLIPQVSYAEWPTYQLGDSGPDVYAIQYSLRAVGNATVPVDGYFGIETEEAIRDLQANEGLVADGIVGPETWQSILIPVGETSEGEDVKAAQYQLATKHGYAVPVDGIFGSTTYQAVLDFQSSQGLTADGFMTPDTWSMTVSSSSGPVTATARPTGTTTTTTATSTPCPTATSTTTVTATTTTATATTATAYPAPSGFEVNMVQIAATPCATTTTTTTATSTTATSAPTHTPTSAPTRTATPLPTRTPTPSPTRTATPTRTPTPTPTPVPCSGLTRAQIASRIQGNGSIGLLNFHVSGVVDRATAQHNIDDTAAGRAARRSSYGNAPGGSVFLDTRMLCGMLRLATDYGFTFRVTEIAGGSHSRNSRHYAGIAFDIDRINGMAVSANNPHVRAFMDRCRQLGAQEVLGPGDAGHATHIHCGWSRRR; translated from the coding sequence ATGCGCACGCACAAGCTCTGGTATCCCCTCTTCATCGTTATGCTCATCGTTCCGTGGCTGATCCCGCAAGTATCCTACGCGGAATGGCCCACCTACCAGCTCGGCGATAGCGGCCCCGACGTTTACGCGATCCAGTACTCGCTGCGCGCCGTCGGCAACGCAACGGTGCCCGTCGATGGGTATTTCGGGATCGAGACGGAAGAGGCGATCAGGGATCTGCAAGCGAATGAGGGCCTCGTCGCGGACGGCATCGTCGGGCCGGAAACATGGCAATCGATCCTGATCCCGGTCGGCGAAACCAGCGAAGGCGAAGATGTTAAAGCCGCTCAGTATCAGCTTGCCACCAAGCACGGCTATGCGGTCCCGGTCGACGGCATCTTTGGCAGCACGACCTATCAGGCGGTTCTCGATTTCCAGTCGTCACAAGGCCTGACCGCCGACGGCTTTATGACGCCCGATACCTGGTCGATGACCGTCTCCAGCTCTTCGGGGCCGGTCACGGCGACCGCTCGGCCCACCGGCACGACGACAACGACGACCGCTACGTCTACGCCCTGCCCGACAGCGACCAGTACCACCACTGTCACGGCTACGACGACCACCGCCACCGCAACCACCGCGACGGCATATCCTGCGCCATCGGGCTTTGAAGTCAACATGGTGCAGATCGCTGCCACGCCGTGCGCGACGACCACCACGACGACGACGGCGACGAGCACGACGGCAACGTCTGCTCCCACGCACACCCCGACGTCTGCTCCCACGCGCACGGCGACGCCGCTTCCCACGCGCACGCCAACGCCCAGCCCCACGCGCACGGCGACGCCGACGCGCACCCCGACGCCGACCCCGACGCCGGTTCCTTGCAGCGGGCTGACGCGGGCGCAGATCGCAAGCCGCATCCAGGGCAACGGCTCGATTGGGCTCCTGAACTTCCATGTCTCCGGCGTGGTCGATCGGGCAACTGCCCAGCATAACATCGACGATACCGCCGCCGGACGGGCAGCCCGACGCAGCAGCTACGGCAATGCTCCTGGCGGTAGCGTCTTCCTTGATACGCGCATGCTGTGCGGCATGCTGCGCCTGGCAACCGACTACGGGTTTACCTTCCGTGTCACCGAGATCGCGGGCGGCTCGCATAGCCGGAACTCGCGCCACTATGCCGGCATTGCCTTCGACATCGATCGGATTAACGGCATGGCCGTCAGCGCTAACAATCCGCACGTCAGAGCGTTCATGGATCGCTGCCGCCAGCTTGGCGCGCAAGAGGTGCTTGGGCCGGGCGATGCCGGGCACGCCACCCACATCCACTGCGGCTGGTCGCGCCGCCGCTAA
- a CDS encoding PEP/pyruvate-binding domain-containing protein encodes MSQQSSARHGVEQPFIPSSATERSQLLAPLILPLAASDATLDLVGGKGASLARLAIAGLPVPPGFHITTAAYRSFVAANQLEDAIFSIVDSAHADDPASLEIAASQIQALFAAGSVPVDAAHAIRHAYAALSTVDPPVAVRSSATAEDLPELSFAGQQETYLNISGEEHLLDAIKRCWASLWTARAIGYRARHGISSASVHLAVVVQALVKADVAGIMFTANPLTSARDQIVINAAWGLGEAIVSGAVTPDTIVVDKSSGSILSYEIADKALHTVRTTTGTTEEAVPDERRRIAALTSTQTAVLVDFARRIEQLYEQPMDIEWAIEGVRCFILQARPITTLSTAAVDPAWAVPRPNRQYARASVIELLPEPLSPLFATLALPRWNQAMLGMLDELGLADLMIEADNFQLTTVNGYAYYDTTFTPAQTRAFLRHTPEFASFASRVLGNARQRWQERGRQPYTEVVRQWQARELSAIPAAQLLDGVQAILEAAAQHYLAIQSGILPSAYLSEMLFTQVYNLLIKRRDDPPALTFLLGFASMPILAEESLYDLAQWARQHNLAELITATPTERLAHMLEGALPPDDALPPVEHTASWLAFRERFAQHLQRFGHMIYDLDFAKDVPADNVAPLLEAIKVFVSDQARNPHERRATTAAARDHAAATVLYHRRGLRLALFWKLLRLAQTFAPLREDALADVGLGWPVLRRMLREIGRRLAARQAIEEQDDVFWLTADELRGAVSALDADEMLQAHRDSIARRRATWQQARALTPPVALPIQGELRFLGIDYRPWLPAQSEQSQDSTIKGIGASPGRITGRACVLRGPEEFARMQPGDILVAKITTPAWTPLFALARAIVTDVGGPLSHGSIVAREYRIPAVMGTGVATKRIQSGQIVTVDGDSGTVTIDSAESVAA; translated from the coding sequence ATGAGCCAACAATCATCTGCTCGTCACGGCGTCGAACAGCCCTTCATCCCATCGAGCGCAACCGAGCGCAGCCAGCTTTTAGCCCCGCTCATCCTGCCGCTTGCCGCATCCGACGCCACGCTCGATCTCGTCGGCGGCAAAGGCGCGTCGCTGGCGCGGCTTGCGATAGCCGGGCTGCCGGTGCCGCCAGGATTTCATATCACCACCGCCGCGTACCGCAGCTTTGTCGCCGCAAACCAGCTTGAAGACGCGATCTTCTCGATCGTCGACAGCGCTCACGCCGACGATCCCGCATCGTTGGAGATCGCAGCCAGCCAGATTCAAGCGCTGTTTGCGGCGGGAAGCGTGCCTGTCGACGCAGCGCACGCGATCCGGCACGCCTACGCCGCCCTCAGCACGGTCGATCCGCCCGTCGCGGTGCGCTCCTCCGCGACCGCCGAGGATCTGCCCGAGCTGTCGTTCGCAGGGCAGCAGGAGACATATCTCAACATCTCCGGCGAGGAGCATCTGCTGGACGCGATCAAGCGCTGCTGGGCATCGCTCTGGACAGCGCGGGCGATCGGCTACCGCGCGCGGCACGGCATCTCGTCGGCCAGCGTGCATCTAGCCGTGGTGGTGCAGGCGCTCGTGAAGGCGGATGTCGCCGGTATCATGTTCACCGCCAATCCGCTGACCAGCGCGCGCGACCAGATCGTGATCAATGCGGCGTGGGGCCTGGGCGAGGCAATCGTGAGCGGCGCGGTGACGCCCGATACGATCGTCGTAGATAAAAGCTCCGGCTCGATCCTCAGCTACGAGATCGCCGACAAAGCGCTGCACACCGTCAGGACTACGACGGGCACGACCGAAGAGGCCGTACCGGACGAGCGCCGACGTATCGCGGCGCTTACGTCAACCCAGACCGCCGTGCTGGTCGACTTTGCCAGACGGATCGAGCAGCTTTACGAGCAGCCGATGGACATCGAGTGGGCGATTGAGGGCGTGCGCTGCTTCATCTTGCAGGCGCGGCCTATCACGACGCTCTCCACAGCCGCCGTCGATCCTGCGTGGGCAGTGCCCCGGCCCAATCGCCAGTACGCCCGCGCCAGCGTGATCGAGCTGCTGCCGGAGCCGCTCTCACCGCTGTTTGCTACGCTGGCGCTGCCACGCTGGAATCAGGCGATGCTTGGGATGCTCGACGAGCTGGGCCTGGCCGATCTGATGATCGAGGCCGATAACTTCCAACTGACTACCGTCAACGGCTACGCCTACTACGACACGACCTTCACGCCAGCGCAGACGCGAGCCTTCTTACGTCACACTCCAGAGTTTGCCTCGTTCGCGTCGCGTGTATTGGGCAATGCCCGGCAGCGCTGGCAGGAGCGCGGACGGCAGCCATATACCGAGGTGGTTCGGCAGTGGCAGGCGCGAGAGCTATCAGCGATACCAGCCGCACAGCTTCTCGACGGCGTCCAGGCGATCCTCGAAGCTGCCGCGCAGCATTATCTGGCGATCCAGTCGGGGATTCTGCCCAGCGCCTACCTGAGCGAGATGCTCTTCACGCAGGTGTATAACCTGCTGATCAAACGCCGCGACGATCCGCCCGCGCTGACGTTTCTGCTGGGCTTCGCCAGCATGCCGATCCTGGCCGAAGAGTCGCTGTACGATCTGGCCCAGTGGGCGCGCCAGCACAATCTGGCAGAGCTGATCACCGCGACGCCGACCGAGCGGCTGGCACATATGCTCGAAGGGGCGCTGCCGCCGGACGACGCGCTGCCGCCGGTGGAGCACACGGCAAGCTGGCTCGCCTTTCGAGAGCGCTTTGCGCAGCATCTCCAGCGCTTCGGCCATATGATCTATGACCTGGACTTTGCCAAGGACGTGCCCGCCGATAACGTCGCGCCGCTGCTCGAAGCGATCAAGGTCTTTGTGAGCGATCAGGCGCGCAATCCCCACGAGCGCCGCGCTACGACCGCCGCCGCGCGCGATCATGCAGCCGCGACGGTGCTGTACCATCGGCGTGGCCTGCGGCTTGCGCTCTTCTGGAAGCTGCTGCGCCTGGCCCAGACCTTCGCGCCGCTGCGCGAGGATGCGCTCGCCGATGTTGGCCTGGGCTGGCCGGTGCTGCGGCGGATGCTGCGTGAGATCGGGCGGCGGCTGGCGGCCCGACAGGCGATCGAGGAGCAGGATGATGTTTTCTGGCTGACGGCGGATGAGCTACGCGGGGCTGTGTCGGCGCTGGATGCGGACGAGATGCTTCAGGCGCACCGCGACAGCATCGCCCGGCGGCGGGCAACCTGGCAGCAGGCCCGCGCGCTAACGCCTCCGGTCGCGCTGCCGATCCAGGGTGAGCTACGCTTTCTTGGCATCGACTACCGGCCATGGCTGCCAGCCCAATCCGAGCAAAGCCAGGACAGCACGATTAAGGGCATCGGGGCCAGCCCGGGCCGGATCACGGGCCGCGCCTGCGTGCTGCGCGGGCCCGAAGAGTTTGCTCGCATGCAGCCCGGTGATATTTTGGTCGCCAAGATAACGACGCCTGCCTGGACGCCACTGTTTGCCCTGGCACGCGCGATTGTCACCGATGTCGGCGGGCCGCTCAGCCACGGCTCGATCGTCGCCCGCGAGTACCGCATTCCCGCCGTGATGGGTACCGGCGTTGCCACCAAGCGCATCCAGAGCGGCCAGATTGTCACCGTCGACGGCGATAGCGGCACCGTCACGATCGACAGCGCGGAGTCCGTGGCGGCGTGA
- a CDS encoding carbohydrate-binding protein has translation MLLTKRSLWRWWTLATLSMMLVAAAFGQAMPTFAQTGSNPDARLDLTGNLLIDDADAASVIESWRSAYELGPCSAALQTDHDLDGNGCVDVGDVQAVFAQWGTRTSSSAPVAEADPAATTYSEAFYTVNSAGNDNDADTSDGLCRTAGNTCTLRAALTQANTRLGPETITFNIRNADGSCPALVTIEAPPGASGFRIEDKSGRVVLDGYTQCGASPNTLAVGGNAVIKIELKGNRTIDVNGLSIYSSGNIVRGLAIYNWDFQIKLLYGAAKDNRIEGNFLGTNASNSFQYETSSPFGENHHEGVRIQGGGDGPARNIIGGTTPDKRNIISGNRKDGLKIQGAGARENRIIGNYIGLKQDGATPLRNYSDGVDFEFGVKSNWLGGTTVGERNVISGNFSEGIEISHDPGTQYNSVVGNYFGLTADGRRAASYGNSETGISFEDAVDSNYAYNNVIGGNGTSGIFFFILGTNNEVYNNKIGVAADGSTPVPNGYQTSFDGRTPPYYERNGITIMGGSQRNKIHHNLIAHHPGDGIVLKNTSDAAHNHFGETYYNTISQNSLFNNGDPSVSESGAIDGVWLKPYYVNGAWTYPNQGLPAPTLTSATTSGVRGAARTRSNQACAGCTIEVFIADKPSLTDPSGDNAGEGKTFIGSGTTDASGSFAFSVSGVAQGQLVTATATDTLGNTSQFSSNVAVAAGSNRIALPGRFEVEDYNPGGEGVGYHDTTAGNSGGKYRADDVDIQTTTDTTGSFNVGYIVAGEWLAYDVNVTTAGSYRFTVRAATPYSGRSLHIEIDGVNVTGPLAVPQTGGWQTWTNVVSSPVSLTAGPHTLRIAADTSSFNLNYVQVGAP, from the coding sequence ATGCTTCTGACGAAACGTAGCCTGTGGCGCTGGTGGACCCTGGCGACACTGAGCATGATGCTCGTCGCAGCCGCGTTCGGACAGGCCATGCCCACATTCGCGCAGACCGGCAGCAATCCCGATGCGCGCCTCGATCTCACCGGCAACCTACTGATTGACGATGCCGACGCGGCCAGCGTGATCGAAAGCTGGCGGAGCGCCTATGAGCTTGGGCCATGCAGCGCGGCCCTCCAGACCGATCATGATCTGGATGGCAACGGCTGTGTCGATGTCGGCGATGTCCAGGCGGTATTCGCGCAGTGGGGCACGCGCACGAGCTCATCCGCCCCGGTGGCGGAGGCAGACCCGGCGGCAACCACCTACTCCGAAGCCTTCTACACGGTGAACTCGGCAGGCAACGACAACGACGCCGACACGAGCGACGGGCTGTGCCGGACAGCCGGGAACACCTGCACCCTGCGCGCGGCGCTGACGCAGGCCAATACGCGCCTCGGCCCCGAAACGATCACCTTTAATATTCGCAACGCGGACGGCTCGTGCCCCGCGCTGGTGACGATCGAGGCTCCCCCTGGTGCGAGCGGCTTCCGCATCGAGGACAAGTCGGGCCGGGTTGTGCTCGACGGATACACGCAGTGCGGCGCGTCGCCCAACACGCTGGCGGTCGGCGGCAACGCCGTGATCAAAATCGAGCTGAAGGGCAATCGGACGATAGATGTCAACGGCCTGTCGATCTACTCGTCCGGCAACATCGTGCGCGGCCTGGCGATCTACAACTGGGACTTTCAGATCAAGCTGCTCTACGGCGCGGCGAAGGACAATCGCATCGAGGGCAACTTCCTGGGCACGAATGCAAGCAATAGCTTTCAGTATGAAACCTCAAGCCCGTTCGGAGAGAATCACCACGAGGGCGTGAGAATCCAGGGCGGCGGCGACGGCCCGGCGCGCAATATCATCGGCGGGACGACGCCGGATAAGCGCAACATCATCTCCGGCAACCGCAAGGACGGCCTCAAAATCCAAGGGGCGGGCGCGCGGGAGAACCGCATCATCGGCAATTACATCGGCTTGAAACAGGACGGCGCGACTCCGCTGCGCAATTACAGCGACGGCGTGGACTTCGAGTTCGGCGTCAAGTCCAACTGGCTGGGCGGGACGACTGTCGGTGAGCGCAATGTGATCAGCGGCAACTTTTCCGAAGGCATTGAGATCTCGCATGATCCCGGCACGCAATATAACTCCGTCGTCGGCAACTACTTTGGGCTAACCGCTGATGGCAGACGTGCCGCGAGCTACGGCAACTCGGAGACGGGCATATCCTTTGAAGACGCAGTTGACTCGAACTACGCCTATAACAACGTTATCGGCGGTAACGGCACCAGCGGCATCTTCTTTTTCATCCTGGGCACCAACAACGAAGTCTATAACAACAAGATCGGCGTGGCCGCGGATGGGTCGACTCCGGTGCCCAACGGCTATCAGACCTCCTTCGATGGGCGCACGCCGCCGTACTACGAGCGTAACGGCATCACGATCATGGGTGGGAGCCAGCGGAACAAGATCCACCACAACCTGATCGCGCATCATCCGGGCGATGGCATCGTGCTGAAAAATACGTCCGACGCCGCGCATAATCACTTTGGCGAAACGTACTACAACACGATCAGCCAGAACAGCCTCTTCAACAATGGCGATCCCTCGGTGAGCGAGAGCGGCGCGATCGACGGCGTCTGGCTGAAGCCCTACTATGTCAACGGAGCCTGGACCTACCCGAACCAGGGATTACCCGCGCCGACGCTGACGAGCGCCACGACATCGGGCGTGCGCGGAGCAGCGCGCACCCGCAGCAATCAGGCGTGCGCCGGATGTACGATCGAGGTCTTTATTGCCGACAAGCCGAGTCTCACCGATCCCAGCGGCGATAACGCAGGCGAAGGCAAGACCTTTATCGGCAGTGGGACGACCGACGCCAGCGGAAGCTTCGCCTTCAGCGTGAGCGGCGTGGCACAGGGCCAGCTTGTGACTGCGACGGCGACTGATACGCTCGGCAATACCTCGCAGTTTAGCAGCAATGTGGCTGTGGCCGCCGGCTCAAACAGGATCGCCCTGCCCGGACGCTTCGAGGTCGAAGACTACAACCCAGGCGGCGAAGGAGTCGGCTACCACGACACCACTGCGGGCAACTCCGGCGGGAAGTATCGCGCCGATGATGTCGATATTCAGACGACGACGGATACCACCGGCAGCTTCAACGTCGGCTATATCGTCGCCGGTGAGTGGCTGGCCTACGATGTGAACGTGACGACAGCGGGCAGCTACCGCTTTACTGTGCGCGCCGCCACGCCGTACAGCGGCAGATCGTTGCATATCGAGATCGATGGCGTGAACGTGACGGGGCCGCTGGCAGTGCCACAGACGGGCGGCTGGCAAACCTGGACCAATGTGGTCAGTAGCCCGGTATCACTTACCGCCGGGCCTCACACGCTGCGGATCGCCGCCGATACCAGCAGCTTCAATCTTAACTATGTGCAGGTGGGTGCTCCGTAA
- a CDS encoding aldehyde dehydrogenase family protein, with the protein MIEQLERPEIQTITPTDEVSPAELRRIFAAQQAHRWTMAQTTAVERISRLKRLRASILAHREQLYAAMEADFGKHLAEVELTEIQPTLRELSHVIKHLPRWMRARRVSSVWFLAGTRSAIRYEPRGVVLILAPWNYPFSLLINPLIAAIAAGNCAIVRPSEKVPHTARVLASIIAATFEEREVALVAGGVETADRLLELPFDHIFFTGSTRVGQKVMAAAARHLASVTLELGGKSPAIVDADADIRQAAERIIWGKCINAGQTCVAPDYVLVHESRAAAFTTAAREVLTRFYGAADAERRANRHFCRLIDRRSYERLTDLLDNAVAGGARIVVGGDHDPDERYLAPTLLADVTADSPLMAEEIFGPLLPVLTYRTLDEAIALVNAKPKPLAMYIFSSQRPVVDRIVQQTSAGGTVVNNVVVHLAHPGLPFGGVGASGQGSYHGWFGFRAFSHERAVMAQQRVHLTRLFYPPYSRMMRGVLKLVGWLS; encoded by the coding sequence ATGATCGAGCAGCTAGAACGGCCAGAAATTCAGACTATCACCCCGACCGACGAGGTATCGCCTGCGGAGCTTCGGCGGATCTTCGCGGCACAGCAGGCGCATCGCTGGACGATGGCCCAGACGACCGCCGTCGAGCGTATCAGCCGGCTCAAGCGGCTCAGGGCATCGATCCTGGCGCATCGGGAGCAGCTCTACGCCGCGATGGAGGCCGACTTCGGCAAGCACCTCGCGGAGGTCGAGCTGACCGAGATTCAGCCGACGCTGCGCGAGCTAAGCCACGTGATCAAACATCTGCCGCGCTGGATGCGCGCGCGTCGCGTGTCGAGCGTGTGGTTTCTGGCGGGGACGCGCAGCGCGATCCGGTACGAGCCCAGGGGCGTGGTGCTGATCCTCGCGCCGTGGAACTATCCATTTAGCCTGCTGATCAATCCGCTGATCGCGGCGATTGCGGCGGGCAACTGCGCGATCGTGCGGCCATCGGAGAAAGTGCCGCATACCGCCCGCGTGCTGGCATCGATCATCGCGGCGACCTTCGAGGAGCGTGAGGTTGCGCTGGTTGCGGGCGGGGTCGAGACGGCGGATCGGCTCCTGGAGCTGCCGTTCGACCATATCTTTTTTACCGGCAGCACGCGCGTGGGCCAGAAAGTGATGGCGGCAGCCGCGCGGCATCTGGCCTCGGTGACGCTGGAGCTTGGCGGCAAGTCGCCCGCGATCGTGGACGCCGACGCCGACATACGGCAGGCGGCGGAGCGCATCATCTGGGGCAAGTGCATCAACGCGGGCCAGACTTGTGTTGCGCCCGATTATGTGCTGGTGCATGAGTCGCGCGCAGCGGCGTTCACCACGGCGGCGCGGGAGGTGCTCACGCGCTTCTACGGTGCTGCCGACGCCGAGCGCCGCGCCAATCGGCACTTTTGCCGGCTGATCGACCGGCGCAGCTACGAGCGGCTGACCGATCTGCTCGACAATGCGGTCGCGGGCGGCGCGCGGATCGTGGTGGGCGGCGATCACGATCCTGACGAGCGCTACCTCGCGCCGACGCTGCTGGCCGATGTGACGGCGGACAGCCCGCTTATGGCCGAGGAGATTTTCGGCCCGCTCCTGCCTGTGCTGACGTATCGCACGCTCGACGAGGCTATCGCGCTGGTGAATGCCAAGCCCAAGCCGCTGGCGATGTACATCTTCAGCAGCCAGCGCCCGGTCGTCGATCGGATCGTGCAGCAAACATCGGCGGGTGGGACCGTCGTTAACAACGTGGTGGTCCACCTGGCGCATCCTGGCCTGCCATTCGGCGGCGTCGGCGCGAGCGGACAGGGCAGCTATCACGGCTGGTTTGGCTTTCGCGCCTTCTCGCACGAGCGGGCGGTTATGGCGCAGCAGCGCGTACACCTGACGCGGCTGTTCTACCCGCCCTACAGCAGAATGATGCGGGGAGTGCTCAAGCTGGTTGGCTGGCTTAGCTAG
- a CDS encoding DNA polymerase domain-containing protein: MFHEIGQMCYTGRAASSRMLGGMIDGGGDDLSVTQLTDALAQIEEEWLFGWNPTPGIVSIWAQREGHALVWQRRDDRVSCTRDQFRPWLFAALLDDLTHLGSAFAPAYTARRDTPVTYRELDGPADAYRFLISARPGYALERAILRGASQRLGRTIRSLYDLDESYYWVGPVEQYLMATGRVYFRGLTYADLHRLQFDLETTALDAERGRIFLIAVRDSRGLEITLEAPTPADEPRLIADLCALIRERDPDVIENHNLFGFDLPFLEQRAARLGVRLQLGRAYGPAWMEQYADPHRRRSSKRMRFSVAGRELIDTLDAVWRYDFAARDLPSYRLKDVARHFNVATAERVYIAGSAVFETYQTTPELTRRYALDDVAEVDALSQRLLGAAFALAGMAPRRFERLASAGPAMGILEPMLVRAYLHSGAALPRLSSIHTGAADLHEGGAVHLFATGIAEHVVKADVASLYPSLMRIYRIGPECDRLGVLLHLVNRLTDLRLAHKAAARTAAPGSLESGLHDANQAAMKILINSAYGYLGAGSMALFADRRAAGEVTRRGREILDQVVDGLRSRGMALLEADTDGVYFAVPADWTEQEERALVAEIGALLPDGIRLEYEGRYRAMFSYEVKNYALLTYDGALIMRGVALRSSRSEPFGERFLQRAMRCALLGDSAGVRAAFVETVAALRSRTLTAADVAARFRLSKTPEVYATTRASQREQQYEALLNAGRADWAAGERVRVYRAEGGAAVWIPDETEEGAPQAVGIGQDDHPAQRHDYDVEHYLNVLLNSYASRLRKAFAPEDFEQLFRLDEQLSLFDQPFEQIQPRWIRCR, translated from the coding sequence GTGTTTCACGAAATCGGACAGATGTGCTACACTGGACGCGCCGCCAGTAGCCGCATGCTCGGCGGCATGATCGACGGAGGAGGCGATGATCTCAGCGTGACGCAACTGACCGACGCTCTGGCGCAGATCGAGGAGGAGTGGCTCTTCGGCTGGAATCCGACGCCGGGGATCGTCTCCATATGGGCGCAGCGCGAAGGCCACGCGCTGGTCTGGCAGCGCCGCGACGATCGGGTATCCTGCACGCGCGATCAGTTTCGGCCCTGGCTCTTCGCCGCCTTGCTCGACGATCTGACCCACCTCGGCAGCGCCTTTGCTCCTGCCTACACTGCCCGACGCGATACGCCGGTTACGTATCGCGAGCTTGATGGGCCTGCCGACGCCTATCGCTTCCTGATCTCGGCCCGGCCCGGCTACGCGCTGGAGCGCGCGATCCTCAGAGGCGCGTCGCAGCGGCTTGGACGTACGATCCGTAGCCTGTATGATCTCGACGAAAGCTACTATTGGGTCGGCCCGGTCGAGCAATACCTGATGGCGACGGGCCGGGTCTATTTTCGCGGCCTGACCTACGCCGATCTCCATCGGCTGCAATTCGACCTTGAGACGACGGCGCTGGACGCCGAGCGCGGACGCATCTTTTTGATCGCCGTGCGCGATAGCCGTGGCCTTGAGATCACGCTTGAGGCTCCCACGCCAGCCGACGAGCCGCGTCTGATCGCCGATCTCTGCGCGCTGATCCGCGAGCGCGATCCCGATGTGATCGAAAACCACAACCTCTTCGGCTTCGATCTGCCCTTTCTGGAGCAGCGCGCCGCGCGGCTTGGCGTGCGCTTGCAGTTGGGTCGTGCCTATGGACCGGCTTGGATGGAGCAGTATGCCGATCCACATCGGCGCAGAAGCAGCAAACGCATGCGCTTCAGCGTCGCGGGCCGCGAGCTGATCGATACGCTCGATGCGGTCTGGCGCTACGATTTCGCCGCGCGCGATCTGCCGAGCTACCGGCTCAAAGACGTCGCGCGGCACTTCAACGTCGCCACCGCCGAGCGCGTGTATATCGCCGGCAGCGCGGTCTTCGAGACGTACCAGACAACGCCGGAGCTGACGCGGCGCTACGCCCTCGACGATGTGGCCGAGGTCGACGCGCTCTCTCAGCGCTTGCTGGGCGCGGCCTTTGCGCTGGCGGGCATGGCTCCCCGCCGCTTCGAGCGGCTGGCCTCGGCGGGTCCGGCGATGGGCATCCTCGAACCGATGCTGGTACGCGCCTATCTCCACAGCGGTGCCGCGCTGCCGCGACTGTCGAGCATCCACACGGGCGCGGCGGATCTGCACGAGGGCGGCGCGGTGCATCTCTTCGCCACCGGCATCGCCGAGCATGTCGTCAAGGCCGACGTGGCCTCGCTCTATCCCTCGCTGATGCGCATCTACCGCATCGGCCCGGAGTGCGACCGCCTGGGCGTGCTGCTGCATCTGGTCAACCGGCTGACCGATCTGCGCCTCGCGCACAAAGCGGCGGCCCGCACCGCCGCGCCGGGATCGCTCGAATCCGGCCTGCACGACGCCAACCAGGCCGCGATGAAGATCCTGATCAACTCGGCCTACGGCTACCTTGGCGCGGGCAGCATGGCGCTCTTCGCCGATCGGCGGGCGGCGGGCGAAGTTACCCGACGTGGCCGCGAGATCCTCGATCAGGTGGTGGATGGTCTGCGCTCGCGCGGCATGGCGCTGCTCGAAGCCGATACCGACGGCGTTTATTTTGCGGTTCCCGCCGACTGGACCGAGCAGGAGGAGCGCGCGCTGGTCGCCGAGATTGGCGCGCTGCTGCCCGATGGGATTCGCCTTGAGTATGAGGGCCGCTACCGCGCGATGTTCAGCTATGAGGTCAAAAACTACGCGCTGCTGACCTACGACGGCGCGCTGATCATGCGCGGCGTCGCGCTGCGATCGAGCCGCTCGGAGCCGTTCGGCGAGCGCTTTCTCCAGCGGGCGATGCGCTGCGCGCTGCTGGGCGATAGCGCGGGTGTGCGCGCCGCGTTCGTCGAAACCGTCGCGGCGCTCCGCAGCCGCACGCTGACCGCCGCCGATGTCGCCGCTCGCTTCCGGCTCTCGAAAACGCCGGAGGTCTACGCCACTACCCGCGCAAGCCAGCGCGAGCAGCAGTACGAGGCGCTGCTGAATGCGGGTCGCGCCGACTGGGCCGCCGGAGAGCGCGTGCGAGTCTATCGCGCCGAGGGCGGCGCTGCGGTCTGGATTCCCGACGAGACAGAGGAGGGCGCGCCGCAGGCCGTCGGGATAGGCCAGGACGATCACCCGGCGCAGCGCCACGATTACGACGTAGAGCATTACCTCAACGTCTTGCTCAACTCCTACGCCTCGCGGCTGCGCAAGGCGTTCGCGCCGGAGGATTTCGAGCAGCTCTTTCGCCTCGACGAGCAGCTAAGCCTCTTCGATCAGCCGTTCGAGCAGATTCAGCCGCGCTGGATTCGCTGCCGCTAG
- a CDS encoding DinB family protein, with the protein MLQSVTMFVPYFESIRRRTVTYIRCLPPDQLDWKPKPGEFSCADLIRHIAAAETMFVGAVAESVWRYSGHTASHPTTLDTLLADLEQSHVRAMATLRQVPDHDLRQPRPTLDGPPVKAWRLLMALVEHEVHHRSQLAMYLMLLDVQPPHIYVLGVEDVIARATA; encoded by the coding sequence ATGCTACAGTCCGTGACGATGTTTGTGCCCTACTTCGAGAGCATTCGCCGCCGCACCGTGACTTATATTCGCTGCCTTCCGCCGGATCAGCTTGACTGGAAGCCAAAGCCGGGCGAATTCTCATGCGCCGATCTGATTCGGCACATCGCGGCTGCCGAAACCATGTTTGTCGGTGCCGTCGCCGAGAGCGTCTGGCGCTACTCCGGCCACACCGCAAGCCACCCGACGACGCTCGATACGCTTCTGGCTGATCTGGAGCAGAGCCACGTGAGGGCGATGGCGACGTTACGCCAGGTGCCCGACCACGACCTCCGGCAGCCTCGCCCCACGTTGGACGGCCCGCCGGTCAAAGCGTGGCGGCTGCTGATGGCCTTGGTCGAGCACGAAGTGCATCATCGCAGCCAGCTCGCCATGTACCTGATGCTCTTGGACGTGCAGCCGCCGCACATCTACGTCCTGGGTGTGGAGGATGTCATCGCCCGCGCGACGGCGTAG